The sequence CCACTCCTGGCCTGCTGGAGAGAAATACCTGGAATGACCTCTGCCCTTTCATGTACATGGCTATCACCACAACTGCAATTGCCGATTCAAAAACAAAAATGGAAATAAGCAGAAGCAATTCTCGTTTCGAGAGCGCAGTCTCTGAAGTCATGTTTCGTCCTTATCTTCGTTCCAAGCTTTTGAGATTCACTCACCTACTGCAGTGCTCTGTTGGGAGGAAGCAACCGGGATCTCCGTGTCATGCCGAAAAACGTTTCGGTTTTCGCACTCTGCAACTCATGTTTGGCTCATCCGCTATCGCCATTCTTCTGCGGTGGTGCGGTATTGTGTTCCAACAACGGACTCACGAACGTTTCGCCGGCCCATGCTGCATGAATGGCCGGCACGAGATCCGAGTGGGCAGACTGCTTACGGACGAACCCGACCGCACCGGCGGCAAACGCCTCGTCCCTGGTGTTCTCGTTTGCATGAACGGTGCACACGACGACCCGGCAATCCGGCAAGTCCCTTCGGATCGCCCGCGCCGCATCGAGCCCGCCGACTCTCGGCATGACGAGATCCAACACGACGACATCCGGATGAAGGCGACGGGATGCGTCCACGGCCGCCCGTCCGTCCGTGACCGCTCCGACGACCTCGCCGGCCTTATCCGCCAAGCGGCAGAGATTCGCCAGCATTTGGGGGTGATCATCGGCCAACAGAATGTGCGGTTTGCTCACGCGACCTCCTGCCTCGACAATGAAGACGTCCGCCTCCAGGCATTCCGGAACTCACTCCGGAGTGATCGCCAGATAGATCGTGGCCCGGCC is a genomic window of Candidatus Nitrospira kreftii containing:
- a CDS encoding DNA-binding response regulator, whose translation is MSKPHILLADDHPQMLANLCRLADKAGEVVGAVTDGRAAVDASRRLHPDVVVLDLVMPRVGGLDAARAIRRDLPDCRVVVCTVHANENTRDEAFAAGAVGFVRKQSAHSDLVPAIHAAWAGETFVSPLLEHNTAPPQKNGDSG